A window of the Hevea brasiliensis isolate MT/VB/25A 57/8 chromosome 6, ASM3005281v1, whole genome shotgun sequence genome harbors these coding sequences:
- the LOC110663129 gene encoding probable calcium-binding protein CML48 isoform X1, with the protein MSSYTRSYSSQQSYAPSAPSLPDSFDQQDHSYYSSPPPHPSDYIRQQQQQHQPPPSYAAGYGQSEYSYGYSGFAQGTHPDVIRSFQMVDSDRSGYIDENELQLALSSGYQRFNIRTIRLLIFLFKNPNDPLRIGPKEFAALWSCLDQWRVIFERYDKDRSGKIDLFELRDALYGIGYAMPPSVLKVLISKYDDESGRKIELNFDNFVECGTILKGLTEKFKQKDSRYTGTATINYDEFMSMLIPFLVSYD; encoded by the exons ATGTCTTCCTATACCAGATCGTACTCATCTCAGCAGTCCTATGCCCCTTCTGCACCGTCCCTGCCCGACTCTTTTGACCAGCAGGACCACTCATATTATAGTTCTCCTCCTCCTCATCCAAGTGACTATATtcggcagcagcagcagcagcatcaACCGCCACCTTCTTATGCGGCAGGATATGGGCAGAGTGAGTACTCTTATGGGTACTCTGGTTTTGCACAGGGGACACATCCAGATGTGATTAGGAGCTTTCAGATGGTGGATAGTGACAGGAGCGGATATATAGATGAGAACGAGTTGCAACTAGCTCTCTCTTCTGGGTACCAACGGTTCAATATTAGGACTATTAGGCTGCTGATATTTCTCTTCAAGAATCCAAATGATCCTCTGCGAATTG GGCCTAAAGAGTTTGCTGCTTTGTGGAGTTGTCTTGATCAATGGCGA GTAATATTTGAGAGATATGATAAAGACAGGAGTGGGAAAATTGATTTATTTGAACTGAGGGATGCCCTTTATGGCATTGGTTATGCAATGCCACCGTCTGTTCTCAAAGTTCTGATTTCCAAGTATGATGATGAAAGTGGCAGAAAGATTGAACTCAATTTTGACAATTTTGTTGA ATGTGGTACGATTCTTAAG GGTTTGACTGAGAAATTTAAGCAGAAGGATTCACGTTATACTGGTACAGCAACCATCAATTATGATGAATTCATGTCCATGCTCATTCCTTTTCTTGTATCATATGATTGA
- the LOC110663129 gene encoding probable calcium-binding protein CML48 isoform X2: MSSYTRSYSSQQSYAPSAPSLPDSFDQQDHSYYSSPPPHPSDYIRQQQQQHQPPPSYAAGYGQSEYSYGYSGFAQGTHPDVIRSFQMVDSDRSGYIDENELQLALSSGYQRFNIRTIRLLIFLFKNPNDPLRIGPKEFAALWSCLDQWRVIFERYDKDRSGKIDLFELRDALYGIGYAMPPSVLKVLISKYDDESGRKIELNFDNFVEV; this comes from the exons ATGTCTTCCTATACCAGATCGTACTCATCTCAGCAGTCCTATGCCCCTTCTGCACCGTCCCTGCCCGACTCTTTTGACCAGCAGGACCACTCATATTATAGTTCTCCTCCTCCTCATCCAAGTGACTATATtcggcagcagcagcagcagcatcaACCGCCACCTTCTTATGCGGCAGGATATGGGCAGAGTGAGTACTCTTATGGGTACTCTGGTTTTGCACAGGGGACACATCCAGATGTGATTAGGAGCTTTCAGATGGTGGATAGTGACAGGAGCGGATATATAGATGAGAACGAGTTGCAACTAGCTCTCTCTTCTGGGTACCAACGGTTCAATATTAGGACTATTAGGCTGCTGATATTTCTCTTCAAGAATCCAAATGATCCTCTGCGAATTG GGCCTAAAGAGTTTGCTGCTTTGTGGAGTTGTCTTGATCAATGGCGA GTAATATTTGAGAGATATGATAAAGACAGGAGTGGGAAAATTGATTTATTTGAACTGAGGGATGCCCTTTATGGCATTGGTTATGCAATGCCACCGTCTGTTCTCAAAGTTCTGATTTCCAAGTATGATGATGAAAGTGGCAGAAAGATTGAACTCAATTTTGACAATTTTGTTGA GGTTTGA
- the LOC110663132 gene encoding uncharacterized protein LOC110663132 — translation MFHSDLISVISTHQAKGTFFSATLEITISLLQRRNIHACLLIKFMGKKVKWSWTSAFIGAASATAVTALLSAKPKDPTFHLFSIDFTSFKLNLPVLDAELLLTVHVTNPNITPVHYSSTTMSIFYDGSLLGSAQVEAGSQPSRSCKLLRLQARLDGLQLAHHASKFFSDVAKREMVLDAKVDVEGAAKVVLWEHKFKVHVDSHVTVDPLFLDVIDQENKSQLDLLFA, via the coding sequence ATGTTCCACAGCGACCTCATTTCCGTCATTTCAACTCATCAGGCCAAAGGTACCTTTTTCTCCGCAACTCTGGAAATAACAATTTCACTACTACAAAGAAGGAACATACATGCATGCCTGCTAATTAAATTCATGGGCAAAAAGGTCAAATGGAGCTGGACTTCCGCTTTCATCGGAGCAGCATCGGCTACGGCGGTAACAGCCCTCCTTAGCGCCAAGCCCAAAGATCCAACCTTCCATTTGTTCTCAATCGACTTCACTTCCTTCAAGCTTAACCTCCCCGTCCTCGACGCCGAGCTACTCCTCACAGTACACGTCACCAACCCCAACATCACCCCAGTTCATTACTCCTCCACCACCATGTCAATCTTCTACGACGGATCTCTCCTCGGATCTGCTCAGGTGGAGGCCGGCTCTCAGCCTTCCAGGTCTTGTAAGTTGCTCCGGCTCCAGGCTCGGCTCGATGGGCTCCAGCTGGCCCACCATGCCTCCAAGTTTTTCAGTGACGTAGCTAAGCGAGAGATGGTGCTGGATGCTAAGGTGGATGTTGAGGGAGCGGCTAAGGTAGTGCTGTGGGAGCACAAGTTTAAGGTTCACGTGGACAGTCATGTGACCGTTGATCCCCTGTTCCTTGATGTGATTGATCAAGAAAACAAGTCCCAGCTGGATCTCCTTTTTGCTTGA
- the LOC110663131 gene encoding WD-40 repeat-containing protein MSI1, translating into MGKDDEEMRGEIEERLINEEYKIWKKNTPFLYDLVITHALEWPSLTVEWLPDREEPPGKDYSVQKMILGTHTSENEPNYLMLAQVQLPLDDAENDARQYDDDRSDFGGFGAANGKVQIIQQINHDGEVNRARYMPQNPFIIATKTVSAEVYVFDYSKHPSKPPLDGACTPDLRLRGHSTEGYGLSWSNFKQGHLLSGSDDAQICLWDINCTPKSKSLDAMQIFKVHEGVVEDVAWHLRHEYLFGSVGDDQYLLIWDLRTPANTKPVQSVVAHQSEVNCLAFNPFNEWVVATGSTDKTVKLFDIRKINTALHTFDCHKEEVFQVGWNPKNETILASCCLGRRLMVWDLSRIDEEQTPEDAEDGPPELLFIHGGHTSKISDFSWNPCEDWVIASVAEDNILQIWQMAENIYHDEDDIPGDESTKGC; encoded by the exons ATGGGAAAAGACGATGAGGAAATGAGGGGAGAGATAGAGGAGAGGCTCATAAACGAAGAATACAAAATATGGAAAAAGAACACTCCTTTTCTTTACGATCTGGTCATCACCCATGCCCTCGAGTGGCCCTCCCTTACCGTCGAGTGGTTACCAGACCGCGAGGAGCCTCCTGGTAAGGATTACTCCGTACAGAAGATGATTCTTGGCACCCACACCTCCGAGAACGAGCCCAACTACCTCATGCTTGCCCAGGTCCAGCTTCCCCTCGATGATGCCGAAAACGATGCCCGTCAATACGATGACGACCGCTCTGATTTTGGTGGCTTCGGAGCTGCCAACGGcaag GTCCAAATAATTCAGCAAATCAATCACGATGGAGAGGTTAACAGGGCTCGTTATATGCCTCAAAACCCTTTTATTATTGCCACCAAAACTGTTAGTGCTGAAGTTTATGTCTTTGACTACAGCAAACACCCATCTAAGCCCCCTCTTGATGGTGCTTGTACtcctgatttgagattgagaggcCACAGCACTGAAGGTTATGGTTTATCTTGGAGCAACTTTAAACAAGGTCACTTGCTTAGTGGTTCTGATGATGCTCAAATTTGCTTGTGGGACATCAATTGCACTCCTAAGAGCAAGTCCCTCGATGCTATGCAGATTTTTAAG GTTCATGAAGGTGTTGTAGAAGATGTTGCATGGCATCTGAGACATGAATACTTATTTGGCTCTGTTGGGGATGATCAATACCTGCTTATTTGGGATCTCCGAACTCCAGCAAACACAAAGCCTGTCCAATCAGTAGTTGCTCACCAGAGTGAG GTTAACTGCTTAGCTTTTAATCCTTTCAATGAATGGGTTGTTGCAACGGGATCCACTGACAAAACTGTCAAGTTATTTGATATACGGAAAATCAACACAGCGCTTCACACATTTGACTGTCACAA GGAGGAGGTTTTCCAAGTTGGTTGGAATCCAAAGAATGAAACTATCTTAGCTTCTTGTTGCCTTGGTAGAAGGCTTATGGTGTGGGATCTTAGCAG gattgatgaAGAACAGACACCAGAGGATGCTGAAGATGGCCCTCCAGAGTTGCTTTTTATTCATGGTGGCCACACAAGTAAAATATCAGATTTTTCATGGAATCCTTGTGAAGACTGGGTCATTGCAAGTGTGGCTGAAGATAACATCCTTCAGATATGGCAAATGGCAGAGAATATATACCATGACGAAGATGACATACCAGGAGATGAATCCACCAAAGGATGCTAG